The DNA region AATATCTCCACCAGTTCTAGTCAATCGGATAGAGGTCGTCATTCGTTTATTTCCACCTATCGCATAGTTTCGGTTGACACCATTTGAAGAGTTTTCTTTGTAGACTCTACCAGTTGTGATTGCTCCAAATCTAGGAATCGTGACATCATAGTCTGCTATGTCCCGACCTGAGACATGACTAATCATCAAGCCAATACCCATAACCACTAACAAAGCTAGACAACTTCCCGATTACCCTTTTCATACAAAATCATACGAAGCAATCATTCAATTATCTAAACAATATCATTTTTAGAAAACGGTGTCAAACAATAGTTCAAAAAAGTAACCAAAAATTCATATTCCATGCATAGTACACCTCCCTTCCTAAAAAGAGCTTGGGACAAAAAGATTTTCAATTTTGAAAATCTCAATTATCAAGTCCTTTAGATTTATAATTGAACAAAAAAAGCAAACAAACCAAGATTCTGATTGTCAGAATATTGGTTTGTTCGCTTTTTATATATGAGATTGGACTATTGTCCCAACCTCTGATAGGTACTACAACTGTTTCTTCAACTCTGCCACTGCCACCATGACTTCCATCGGTGTCATATTGTAGATGTCTAAGTTTGCCAGTTCATCTAGGACTGGGTGAGAAAGAGTTTCTGCGAATACAGCAGGCTGTTCATGCTCCGGCTCGCTCACCAGACTGACCTGACTAGATTGAGCAGACGGTGCATGGCTTTCCAATTCTCGCAAAATGCTATCTGCTCGCTGCAAAAGCTCCTCTGGCATGCCCGCAATCCTAGCTACATGAATCCCATAGGACTTATCAGCTGGACCAGCAGCAATCTTGTGGAGGAAGGTCACTTGCCCATCTTTTTCCAAGGTTGAAACATGGACATTTTCTAGGTGAGAAAGCGTCTGATTAAGCTCGGTCAACTCGTGGTAGTGAGTAGCAAAAAGGGTTTTAGCGCCTATCTTATCGTGAATGAACTCAATAATTGACTGAGCCAAGGCCATACCATCATAAGTAGCCGTTCCCCGTCCCAATTCATCAAAAAGAATAAGGGAGCGCTCCGTGGCCAAACGAACAGCCTTGTTGGCCTCCATCATTTCCACCATAAAAGTTGATTGACCACTAACCAAATCATCCGCTGCCCCAATCCGAGTGAAAATCGCATCGAAAATTGGTAGTTCTGCTTGATCCGCAGGCACGTACGCCCCCATCTGAGCCATGATGACAATCATTGCCAACTGCCGCATGTAAGTTGACTTTCCACTCATGTTTGGACCTGTAATCAACTGCATGTGTGTTGTTGTATCCAAGTGAATAGAATTTGGAATATAGGTCTGCTTACCCATAACCTTCTCAACAACCGCATGACGACCACGATCAATCATCAATTCTCGCTTCTGCGTAAACTGTGGACAGACCAAATATTGTTGCTCAGCAAGAACCGCAAACGCTTGAAGAACATCAATGGTTGCGATGGTTCGAGCCAATTTTTGCAAGCGACCGATGTACTTTTCCACCTCTTGGCGGATGCGCGTGAAAATCTCATATTCCAAATTGGCAGACCTATCACGCGCTTCCAGCATCTGACCTTCAATTTTAGCCAACTCCTCTGTTCCATACCGTTCGGAATTTTTCAAGGTCGCCTTACGAAAGAAATGAGCAGGCACATTGCCCAAGTTAGAATTAGTCACATGAAAATAGTAACCATCTTTTTTGTTGTAATCAATCTTGAGATTATTGATTCCTGATGCTTGCCGCTCCTTGGCCTCAATCTCTGCAATCCAGCCTGCCCCCTCACGCATCACCAAGCGATACTGATCCAAAGTCTCATCAAAGCCTGTCTTGATAATATTTCCATCCGTAATAGCCCCCTGAGCTTCTGGGTCAATAGCAGAGCTAATGAGAGCGTGGAGTTCTGGGATCGGGTCTAGCCCAGCCACCAAACTGGCTAAGGTAGGCTCGGCCATCTGTTGTAAAATATTTTTGATAGCTGGCACCTTTCCCAGGGTCTGAGCAAGTTGTAACAAATCCTTGGGCAAGGTCTTACCAAACGACACCCGACTGGCCAGACGTTCAATATCATAGACCCCCTTCAAGGCCTCAATCAAATCACTACGCTCAAAGAAATAATCCAGAAAAATCTGCACAACAGCCTGACGATTTTCAATCCTTTTTTGATCTATCAAAGGACGATTGATCCATGTCCGCAACAACCGCATCCCCATAGCCGTCTTCGTCTCATCCATCAACCAGTACAAACTACCATGTTTCTTTCCTGTCCGACTATTTTCCAGCAAATCAAGACTGGATTTTGTTGCATAATCCATCTGCAAATAGTCTTTGATTTCATAATGAACTACCTTTTGCAGGTGAACCAAGTCACGCTTTTGAGTCTGATGGATATAGCTGAGCAATTTTCTAGCTGCTGCCTGCTCCAAGTCTGTCAATGACGAATCAATCAAATGAATATCGTCAGACAACTCATTTTCAAAAGACAAGAGCAGATTCATCTGATTGGCAAGAACTTGCTCCTCTTCTTCCGAAAGAGCATAGCCAATCACTAGTTCACGCGCCCGCAGGTTACGGATTTCGCCACAAAGGCTGGAAAAATCCTCCAAACTCGTCACAAAAAATTGTCCTGTCGCTACATCCATGTAAGAAAGTGCAAAGTAAATCCCTTCCCGATCAATCGCCACCAAAAAGTTACTATCGGCACCCATCTTGGAAGAGTCTGTCACCGTACCTGGAGTAATAACCTGAACCACTTCGCGTTTTACCACACCGACTGCCTGCTTGGGATCTTCCATCTGCTCCGCAATAGCAACCTTATGCCCCAATTCGACCAAAGTATCAATGTACTGCTGGGCTGCATGGTAGGGAACCCCAGCCATAGGGATGGGGTTTTCTGCGTTCTTATTCCGACTGGTCAAAGATAGTTCTAAAATCTGGGCGGCCTCCACCGCATCTTCATAAAATAACTCGTAAAAATCTCCCATACGGAAAAGCAAAAAAGCATCTGGATATTGAGACTTAATATCCAAATACTGTTGCATTCCTGGAGAAATTTTTTCCACTGCCATTGTTTCTCCTCTCTATTCCAAATAGTAATTTATCTCTGCCTCAACCTGCTGGGCTGCTAACTCATCACGACAAATCACCAAGAGTGTGTTAGCTCCTGCCAATGTCCCCAGAATGGTTTCTGGCTTTTCTGCATCAATAATATTGGCCATTAAAGCTGCTTCCCCCAGCTCAGAATGTAGGACAAGAATAAAACTAGCCCTGTTCACCTTGTATGCGTACTGTGCCAATAATTGGATAAAATTTACTCGCTCTTCCTCAGCTGCCAAAGAATAAAATGAACGCCCATTCTCATGAATTTTTATCACTCCCAACTCCCGTAAATCACGCGACAAAGTTGTTTGAGTTACCACTACACCTTGAGCTTCTAAAATCTGTTGAATGTCCATTTGACGTCCTATCTTTTCTTGACGAATCATCGACTTGATTAGTTCATGTCGCTCTGCTTTATTCATCATTGTACCTCAGAATGTATATTTATAGAGATATTATAACATTTTTCACTGCTATTAGCCTAGAAATATGATAAAATATAGTCAAGTGCAATTACTTTCAGACACGAAACCGAGCATGGCATCCAAGTCAGGGGTGACGAGGTGCTAAAGTAATTTCAAAAGACTATAGTTTCAATACCTTTGGAGGAAATCCTATATGAACCAAAAACAGATAATCGCCGAAAGACTGGCAGCTGTGCTTCCAAGTTTGGAAGTTGAGGCTGTCTATGCCTTGCTAGAAAAACCAAAATCGTCCGAAATGGGTGACATCGCATTCCCCGCTTTCTCACTCGCTAAGGTAGAACGCAAGTCCCCACAAGCCATTGCAGCCAGTATCGTAGAAACACTCGATACTACCGGCTTTGAAAATGTCGTAGCAACTGGACCTTACGTAAATTTCTTCTTGGACAAGGCAGGTGTCTCACATAAAGTGCTGACTGATGTCATCTCCGAAAAAGAGCACTACGGTCAACTAAATATCGGTCAAGGAAAAAATGTGACGGTTGATATGTCTAGTCCAAACATTGCTAAGCCATTTTCAGTAGGACATTTGCGTTCGACAGTTATCGGTGATGCTCTCGCTAATATCCATGAAAAACTCGGCTATAAGCCAATCCGTATCAACCACTTGGGTGACTGGGGCAAACAATTTGGTATGCTAATCGTAGCCTATAAACTATGGGGGGATAAAGCGGCTGTTGAAGCAGACCCAATCTCTGAACTTCTCAAACTCTACGTCCGTATCAATGCCGAAGCAGAAGAAAAACCTGAACTTGATGATGAGGCTCGCCAATGGTTCAAGAAATTGGAAGACGGAGATCCAGAAGCACAAGAACTATGGCAATGGTTCCGTGACGAAAGTTTGGTCGAATTTAACCGTATTTACGATAAGCTCGGTGTAACATTCGACAGTTTTAATGGTGAAGCCTTCTACAACGACAAGATGGATGAGGGGATTCAAATCCTCGAAGACAAGGCGCTCTTGCAAGAATCAAAAGGTGCAAAAATTGTAGATCTTGAAAGCTACAATCTTCCACCAGCCCTCATCATGAAAACAGATGGTGCAACCCTCTACATCACGCGCGACATTGCAACAGCTATGTACCGTAAGCGCACCTACGACTTTGTAAAAAGTATCTATGTCGTTGGTCAAGAACAAATCAACCACTTCAAGCAACTCAAAGCCGTACTGAAAGAAATGGGCTTTGACTGGAGTGACGATATGACCCATATCACCTTCGGACTTGTCACCAAGGATAAGAAGAAATTATCAACTCGTAAAGGAAATATTATCCTTCTTGAACCAACTCTTGATGAAGCAATTTCACGCGCTCTCGCACAGATCGAGTCTAAGAATCCTAATCTCGAAAATAAGGAAAAAGTGGCCCATGCAGTCGGTGTTGGTGCTGTCAAATTCTACGATCTGAAAACAGACCGCGACAACGGCTACGACTTTGATTTGGAAGCAATGGTTTCTTTTGAAGGAGAAACAGGTCCTTATGTGCAGTATGCCTATGCCCGCATTCAGTCTATCTTGCGCAAAGCAAACTTTGCACCTGAAGCAGACAATGACTACAAATTAGCTGATACAGAAAGCTGGGAAATCATCAAACATATCCAAAACTTCTCAAATGTTGTAGAACGTGCCGGTGACAAATTTGACCCATCACTGATAGCTAAATATACTATCAATCTAGCTCAGGCCTTCAACAAATACTACGCCCACACTCGCATTTTAGACGAAAGCCCAGAACGTGACAGTCGATTGGCTCTTGCTTACGCTACAGGTGTAGTCCTCAAAGAAGCTCTCCGCCTTCTCGGTGTTAAAGCTCCAGAAAAAATGTAACCACCTCCAGTAAGTGAGACACAAGAGAAACCTCCGTATAGTTCTACCCCACTAGAATGTATACAGAGGTTTTTTCTGGTGTTCAAAACATATCTATCGAAAGTAGCAAGATAAAAACCATCAGTCTACTCGCCAATAACAAGATCAAAAGCAGTAATAACCGAAGCAAAACACAATGGAAATAGGCCCAAACAAAGAAGCCTGTACCTTTAGTCCCTGTAAGGAAACAGCTGTATAAAGCAAGAAAGAACCTAATTGATAGGAAACTGGTGAACAGAATATTCTAAAAAATGAACTCCTATTACGAATAAGTATGTAAGAGGAATTGTATTCCCTCTACACTTTTTCAAAGGAGAAACTATGAATAGTAGATTATTCACAAGTTCAAAAACGAAAAGAATGACTTATTGTCTCATGACAACCGCCTTTATCACAAGCCTTAGCTTTCAAGCTCCGCAGCAGGTTTTTGCCAATGCCAGAGGAGACGACTATCCCTATACTGCTATTGATGCAGTAGATCCTTGGAGATTGTACACACGACAATGCACTTCTTTTGCAGCATTCAGGCTGAGCACCGTCAACAATTTTACCCTGCCACCAGCTTACGGAAATGCTGATACATGGGGCCATCGTGCCAGACAAGAAGGATATACCGTAGATATGAATCCAGCAGTGGGCTCCATTGCTTGGTTTGAGATACCTATGCATGTAGCCTGGGTTTCTGCTGTAAATGGTGATTCTGTAGAGATTGAAGAATACAACTATGGTGCACGCTATACCTACGGGCGACGAACAATCCCAAAACACAGTGCCAGTGGCTATATTCATTTCAAAGATCTAGAGAGCGCAAACTCCAGTACTATCTCCACACTTCCTACAGCGACAACATTGGCATCCAGTGGTACCTATACCTTTACCGATCAAGTAGCCATCAAATCCCAAGCTAGTTCTGCTAGTTCTACTATTGATTACTATTTTGCAGGAGAAACTGTCCGTTATGATCAGGTCATCGAAGCCGAGGGCCAACAATGGATTAGTTATATCAGTTATTCTGGTGCTCGACGCTATATTGCCATTGAGACAGTAACAAATACTCTCACTCAACAAGCCACAGTCTATTCTAGTCTCCCTCCATCAGGTATCTACACCATAAAGACACACTCTAGTGTCCGCAACAATCCAAGTCTATCCAGTCCTGAGGTTGCACATTATGATACCGGTGCGAGTGTCTACTACGATAAAGTCGTTACCGCCGAAGGCCGACAATGGATTAGTTATATTAGCTATTCTGGTATCCGTCGCTATATCGCTATTTCTTGACTATGCAAAAGATGCACAATCTCAGGCGATTATGCATCTTTCATTTTTCTAAATATCTGTTGAATGGTTGGTTTCGCTCAACTCTTGCTTCGGTTTACGCAAGTGGAAGAAGATTGTCACACCAAAATAGATAAGAAAAAGAACAATATTGACTACATAGAAAGCCAAAGTTTGAATCTCTACTATTTGGCGAGTCGTCAAATCTGTATAAATCTGAGTTAGTCCTTTGCTGCCAACGAAAGAGTAGGTATGCAACAAGAGAGTTCCAATGAGATAACCCAGATAAGTGCAGGAAGCCTGCCTATTCTTCCCAAGGAAAAGGAGAACAACTACAGCAACCAAAGTCAGTAAAAGAACCACTGCAAAAGCTTTATTGATAAGGTTCGTCTGGAAAGAGATAGACTCTCTCATAAATGTAAACATGGCTTCATCAATTCCCTCTAAATTCTGGAATAATTGACGCATAACTGTTTCATCATATTTGGAGAAGAAGACATTAAAAATACGCAACAAGCTAGCAATGGACGATAATATAACAACAATATATAAATGTACTGTTTTTTTCATAAACAACCTCCTTGCGTATATTCTACGATTCCTTACAAGTTTTGTCAACGCACTCTCCTAAAGATATGGTATACTAAAAGAAAAGGAGGTGCTGATTATGAAGAAACTTCCCACTTCTATTGGGATAATTATTTTCCTTTCTACTCTGTTGGTTAACTGGTTTTTCCCAAATCTTGCAAGGATACTGAATATCTTTCTAATCTGGGCGATTCTGATTTGCCTTTGCTATACTCTTTATTATTGGTTTCGTTATTGGAGCTATGTCCGTCAACAGAAAAGGTAAAATACAGGCAGAGAGTGGTTTGATAAATTTTGAAAATCTAGTGTTTTCTGCCCGTTCAAATTTGTATTCCTCTTTGAATCCAGACTTGGCTATCTCAATAAAGTGTCGCAAAAAGAGGTTGGGACAATAGTCCAATTTCATATATAAAAAGCGAACAAAATCAGTTTTCTGACAATCAGAATCTTGGTTTGTTCGCCTTTTTTGTTCAATTATAGATCTAAAGGACTTGATAATTGAGATTTTCAAAATTGAAAATCTTTTTGTCCCAAGCTCCTTTTGGTTAGCTGTTAAAGAAACTTCCCTTATTCTTGGCTATTTACATTGACCCGGCGGTAGGTCTCCGTCAGATCTCGTAATTCTGCTTCAATGGTTGGTGTTAGCTGATCTGCTGTCATCCGCCATGTCCAGTTGCCGCCAACCGTATTTGGCAAGTTCATTCGAGCCGAACCATCTAAGCCCAATAGATCCTGCATAGTGACTACTGCCATAAATGCTGGCGAGCCAAAGAGGAGACGGAAAAGAGCATGGTTAATTGTTTCCTCTTCGCGACGGTTGCTGTACTTGTCTAGGAATGCACGCGACCCAGCACTTGTTTCATTTTCATACCATCCAAGAATGGTGTCATTATCATGTGTACCTGTATAGGCTACAACATTGTTGGGATGGTTATGGGGCATTTCGATACTATCACCATTTGGATCAAAGGCGAATTGAAGAACTTTCATCCCTGGAAATCCAGTAGTATCACGTAATTGAATCACTTTATCAGTCACTGAACCAAGATCTTCCGCGATAATATTCAAATCTCCCAATTCACGTTTAATAGTATCAAAAAGTTCAAAACCAGGTGCCTCCACACGACGACCATTGACTGCTGTTTCCTCACCTGCTGGAATTTCCCAGAATGAAGCAAAGCCGATAAAGTGATCGATGCGAACCATATCATAAATCTTGAATGATTCACGCAAACGGGCTACCCACCATGTAAAACCATCATTTTTCATCGCCTCCCAGTCATAAATAGGGTTCCCCCAAAGTTGACCGATTTCTGAAAAAGCATCTGGTGGACACCCTGCAACCACACTGGGCTTGCCTTCTTCATCCGTCTTGAAGAAATGAGGATTAGCCCACATGTCCGCAGAATCTGCCGCAATATAAATCGGCATATCGCCAACAAGCTCAATCCCTTTGGCATTGGCATAAGCCTTTAAAGCACGCCATTGGGTAAAGAATAGATACTGGCTGATGCGATGGTAATCAATCTGGTCTGCAAGTAGCTGACGATAGTATTCTAAGGTATCATGATAGCGCAAACGAGCTCCTTGATCCTCCCAATCTGTCCAAGGTTTTAAATCAAAATGCTCCTTGATCGCCATGTACTCAGCAAAGGTATGAATCCAAAAATCATTCTCCCCTAGAAATGTCCAATAATCCTCTGGCAAACCCTGAGCTTGCATATTTGCAACAACTTTCTCCAATAAAGGACGTCGAGCATGAAAAATTGCTGCATAATCTACTTCAGATGGATTCTGACCAAAATCGATCCCCTGCAAGTCTTCCGCTTTTAGCCAGCCTTTGTCAATCAACAGATCAAAATCAATGAAATGAGTATTCCCCGCAAAAGCTGAAAAGGATTGATAGGGAGAATCTCCATAACTGGTCGTTCCCAGTGGCAGAATCTGCCAGTAGCGTTGCTTCGTCCGAACCAGAAAATCAACAAACTCATAGGCCGCTTGTCCCATGGAACCAATTCCATATTTTCCTGGTAGAGATGAGATGTGCATGAGCACACCACTTTGTCTTGTTTTCATAAGCTCTCCTTATCTAATTGCTTACATAACGCAAACGTTTTCTTCCTCATTATATACTGAAAACGGTAACAAATCAAGAGGCTTTCCAGTTATTATTCCAATATTCAGCAATTTTCATAAATTTTTAGTTTCCTATACTTTGTTTACACATTGTAAAAATCTTCCTCTACTTTTTAAACTTAAAAATTTTTTAAAATTTTTTTATAAAAACCCTTGCAAACGCATTCATTATGTTGTATAATGAAATCAGCTTAAGAAAACGTTTGCGCAAAGCATACGTCACAAAATATTATTTATCTTCGGAGGGAAGAAAATGAAACACAAACTTCTTAAGAGCGTTGCTCTTCTTGCTGCATCAACTGCTGTTTTGGCTGCTTGCTCAAACTCAGGCTCATCAACAAAGACGTCTAAGCCTGCAGAAGGCAGCAAAGAATTGACAATTTATGTTGATAAAGGCTATGAGAAATATGTCAACGAAGTCAAAGCTAACTTTGAAAAAGAAAATGGCGTAACCATCAAAGTTAAAACAGGCGATGCCTTGGCTGGTTTGGACAATTTGTCATTAGACAACCAATCAGGATCAGCTCCAGACGTTATGATGGCACCATACGACCGCGTAGGTAGCCTTGGATCTGAAGGTCAACTTTCAGAATTGAAACTTGCAAGCGATAGTAAAGCAGATGACACAACAACTGCTCTTGTAACAAATGGCGGTAAAGTTTACGGTTCACCAGCAGTTATCGAAACACTTGTTCTTTACTACAACAAAAACTTGTTGAAAGAAGCACCTAAGACATTCGCAGAACTTGAAACACTTGCCAAAGATAGCAAATATGCTTTCGAAGGTGAAGCTGGTAAAACAACTGCCTTCCTTGCTGACTGGATAAACTTCTACTACACTTACGGTCTTCTCTCAGGTCACGGTGGCTATGTATTCGGTGAAAACGGTACCAATCCAAAAGACATCGGTCTTGACAACGAAGGCGCTGTTAAAGCAATTGAGTATGCTAAAACTTGGTATGAGAAATGGCCTAAAGGTCTCCAAGATGGTACTGCTGCAAGCAACTTGATTAACACTCAATTTACAGACGGTAAGGCTGCGGCTATCATCGAAGGTCCTTGGAAAGCTGCCGCTTACAAAGAAGCTGGTTTGAACTATGGTGTTGCAACAATTCCAACACTTGCAGATGGCAAGAAATACTCAGCATTTGGTGGTGGTAAAGCATGGGTTGTTCCTACAGGTTCTAAAAACAAAGAAACTGCACAAAAATTTGTTGACTTCTTGAGTTCTACAGACCAACAAAAAGCACTTTATGATGCTACAAACGAAGTGCCTGCTAATACTGAAGCTCGTAAATACGCTGTGGGTAAAAATGATGAGTTGACAACTGCGGTTATCAATCAGTTTGACTCAGCTCAACCAATGCCAAACATCTCTCAAATGAGTACTGTTTGGGAACCAGCAGGTAACATGCTCTTTGAAGCTGCAAGTGGTGCAAAAGATGCTAAAACTGCAGCAACAGATGCTGTTAAATTGATTAAAGATACAATCACTCAAAAATACGGCAACTAGTCAGGTTTAAAGTTGGACTGGGAAGAACTCCCAGTCTACTTTATTACTCAATGAAAAAAGTTGAAAATATATGGTTTATTGGAACAGTTCTCTACACTCATCAATTCAAAAGACCATCTTTAACATCAACAAAGCCAAAAAACAATGAAGGAGACTATGACTATGAAACAAAATCCAGGTAAAGCACTCCTTTTGTCCCTGATCCCAGGTCTGGGACAAATCTATAATAAGCAAAAAGCTAAAGGTTGCATATTTTTAGGAGTTTCTCTTGCCTTCCTTGTTTATTTTATTGCTATTGCCGCCGGTGAATTAGGAAACTTAATCACACTCGGTAGTCAATCTGGGCAAGATAACTCGCTCTTTATGCTGATTCGTGGTTCTTTCCACCTAATCATCACAGTTATCTATCTTGCTTTTTACGCACTCAACTTAAAAGATGCCTTCGATACTGCTAAACGCTGGAACTCTGGCATGCCAGTTGCAACTACTCTGAATGAAATGGTTAAAGGAATTTATGAGAATGGTTTCCCATATCTCTTAATTATCCCATCTTATATTGCAATGACCTTTGCCATCATTTTCCCTGTTGTAGTTACCCTATTTATCGCTTTTACCAACTATGATTTCCAACACTTGCCTCCGGGTTCACTCTTGGACTGGATAGGATTCACTAACTTTTCAAATATCTGGAAACTTAGTACCTTCCGTGCAGCATTTGGTTCTGTCTTAGGTTGGACAATTATCTGGGCTCTTTGTGCTTCTACAGCACAGATTGTTATCGGTATCCTGACAGCTATTATTGCTAACCAACCATTTATCAAGGGGAAACGTATCTTCGGTGTCATCTTCTTGCTTCCTTGGGCAGTACCTGCTTTTGTGACCATCCTGACGTTCAGCAATATGTTCAACGATAGTGTGGGGGCTATCAATACACAGGTATTACCATTCTTGAGCAAATTCTTGCCATTCATTGATAACTTCTTAATCCCTTGGAAAACAGATCCCTTCTGGACTAAAGTTGCCCTCATCATGATACAGTCTTGGCTCGGATTCCCTTATATCTATGTATTGACACTAGGTATTTTGCAATCTATTCCAAACGACCTATACGAGGCAGCTTACATTGATGGTGCTAGCGCTATTCAAAAATTCTGGAACATCACCTTCCCAATGATTTTAGCTGTGGCAGCTCCTACTCTTATCAGCCAGTACACTTTCAACTTCAATAACTTCTCTATCATCTATCTGTTCAACAATGGTGGTCCAGGTAGTGTCGGTGGCGGTGCAGGCTCAACAGACATCTTGATTTCATGGATTTACAAATTGACAACTGGTACCGCTCCGCAGTACTCTATGGCCGCAGCGGTAACCTTGATTATCTCCATGATTGTCATCAGCATTTCCATGATCGCCTTCAAGAAACTAAACGCTTTTGAAATGGAGGATGTGTAAGATGAAACTATCTGTAAAATTTAAACGCAGACTCAATCATACTTTAACCTATCTCTATCTAATCGCTTTGTCTGTTATCATCATCTATCCTCTTTTGATTACCATCATGTCCGCCTTCAAGTCCGGAAACGTAGTGGCATTTAAATTGGATAGTAGTATTAACTTTACACTAGATAACTTTAGCAAACTCTTTAGCGA from Streptococcus ruminantium includes:
- the argS gene encoding arginine--tRNA ligase, which produces MNQKQIIAERLAAVLPSLEVEAVYALLEKPKSSEMGDIAFPAFSLAKVERKSPQAIAASIVETLDTTGFENVVATGPYVNFFLDKAGVSHKVLTDVISEKEHYGQLNIGQGKNVTVDMSSPNIAKPFSVGHLRSTVIGDALANIHEKLGYKPIRINHLGDWGKQFGMLIVAYKLWGDKAAVEADPISELLKLYVRINAEAEEKPELDDEARQWFKKLEDGDPEAQELWQWFRDESLVEFNRIYDKLGVTFDSFNGEAFYNDKMDEGIQILEDKALLQESKGAKIVDLESYNLPPALIMKTDGATLYITRDIATAMYRKRTYDFVKSIYVVGQEQINHFKQLKAVLKEMGFDWSDDMTHITFGLVTKDKKKLSTRKGNIILLEPTLDEAISRALAQIESKNPNLENKEKVAHAVGVGAVKFYDLKTDRDNGYDFDLEAMVSFEGETGPYVQYAYARIQSILRKANFAPEADNDYKLADTESWEIIKHIQNFSNVVERAGDKFDPSLIAKYTINLAQAFNKYYAHTRILDESPERDSRLALAYATGVVLKEALRLLGVKAPEKM
- the argR gene encoding arginine repressor; the encoded protein is MNKAERHELIKSMIRQEKIGRQMDIQQILEAQGVVVTQTTLSRDLRELGVIKIHENGRSFYSLAAEEERVNFIQLLAQYAYKVNRASFILVLHSELGEAALMANIIDAEKPETILGTLAGANTLLVICRDELAAQQVEAEINYYLE
- the mutS gene encoding DNA mismatch repair protein MutS; translation: MAVEKISPGMQQYLDIKSQYPDAFLLFRMGDFYELFYEDAVEAAQILELSLTSRNKNAENPIPMAGVPYHAAQQYIDTLVELGHKVAIAEQMEDPKQAVGVVKREVVQVITPGTVTDSSKMGADSNFLVAIDREGIYFALSYMDVATGQFFVTSLEDFSSLCGEIRNLRARELVIGYALSEEEEQVLANQMNLLLSFENELSDDIHLIDSSLTDLEQAAARKLLSYIHQTQKRDLVHLQKVVHYEIKDYLQMDYATKSSLDLLENSRTGKKHGSLYWLMDETKTAMGMRLLRTWINRPLIDQKRIENRQAVVQIFLDYFFERSDLIEALKGVYDIERLASRVSFGKTLPKDLLQLAQTLGKVPAIKNILQQMAEPTLASLVAGLDPIPELHALISSAIDPEAQGAITDGNIIKTGFDETLDQYRLVMREGAGWIAEIEAKERQASGINNLKIDYNKKDGYYFHVTNSNLGNVPAHFFRKATLKNSERYGTEELAKIEGQMLEARDRSANLEYEIFTRIRQEVEKYIGRLQKLARTIATIDVLQAFAVLAEQQYLVCPQFTQKRELMIDRGRHAVVEKVMGKQTYIPNSIHLDTTTHMQLITGPNMSGKSTYMRQLAMIVIMAQMGAYVPADQAELPIFDAIFTRIGAADDLVSGQSTFMVEMMEANKAVRLATERSLILFDELGRGTATYDGMALAQSIIEFIHDKIGAKTLFATHYHELTELNQTLSHLENVHVSTLEKDGQVTFLHKIAAGPADKSYGIHVARIAGMPEELLQRADSILRELESHAPSAQSSQVSLVSEPEHEQPAVFAETLSHPVLDELANLDIYNMTPMEVMVAVAELKKQL
- a CDS encoding SH3 domain-containing protein is translated as MNSRLFTSSKTKRMTYCLMTTAFITSLSFQAPQQVFANARGDDYPYTAIDAVDPWRLYTRQCTSFAAFRLSTVNNFTLPPAYGNADTWGHRARQEGYTVDMNPAVGSIAWFEIPMHVAWVSAVNGDSVEIEEYNYGARYTYGRRTIPKHSASGYIHFKDLESANSSTISTLPTATTLASSGTYTFTDQVAIKSQASSASSTIDYYFAGETVRYDQVIEAEGQQWISYISYSGARRYIAIETVTNTLTQQATVYSSLPPSGIYTIKTHSSVRNNPSLSSPEVAHYDTGASVYYDKVVTAEGRQWISYISYSGIRRYIAIS
- a CDS encoding extracellular solute-binding protein, translating into MKHKLLKSVALLAASTAVLAACSNSGSSTKTSKPAEGSKELTIYVDKGYEKYVNEVKANFEKENGVTIKVKTGDALAGLDNLSLDNQSGSAPDVMMAPYDRVGSLGSEGQLSELKLASDSKADDTTTALVTNGGKVYGSPAVIETLVLYYNKNLLKEAPKTFAELETLAKDSKYAFEGEAGKTTAFLADWINFYYTYGLLSGHGGYVFGENGTNPKDIGLDNEGAVKAIEYAKTWYEKWPKGLQDGTAASNLINTQFTDGKAAAIIEGPWKAAAYKEAGLNYGVATIPTLADGKKYSAFGGGKAWVVPTGSKNKETAQKFVDFLSSTDQQKALYDATNEVPANTEARKYAVGKNDELTTAVINQFDSAQPMPNISQMSTVWEPAGNMLFEAASGAKDAKTAATDAVKLIKDTITQKYGN
- the malQ gene encoding 4-alpha-glucanotransferase yields the protein MKTRQSGVLMHISSLPGKYGIGSMGQAAYEFVDFLVRTKQRYWQILPLGTTSYGDSPYQSFSAFAGNTHFIDFDLLIDKGWLKAEDLQGIDFGQNPSEVDYAAIFHARRPLLEKVVANMQAQGLPEDYWTFLGENDFWIHTFAEYMAIKEHFDLKPWTDWEDQGARLRYHDTLEYYRQLLADQIDYHRISQYLFFTQWRALKAYANAKGIELVGDMPIYIAADSADMWANPHFFKTDEEGKPSVVAGCPPDAFSEIGQLWGNPIYDWEAMKNDGFTWWVARLRESFKIYDMVRIDHFIGFASFWEIPAGEETAVNGRRVEAPGFELFDTIKRELGDLNIIAEDLGSVTDKVIQLRDTTGFPGMKVLQFAFDPNGDSIEMPHNHPNNVVAYTGTHDNDTILGWYENETSAGSRAFLDKYSNRREEETINHALFRLLFGSPAFMAVVTMQDLLGLDGSARMNLPNTVGGNWTWRMTADQLTPTIEAELRDLTETYRRVNVNSQE
- a CDS encoding ABC transporter permease; protein product: MKKTVHLYIVVILSSIASLLRIFNVFFSKYDETVMRQLFQNLEGIDEAMFTFMRESISFQTNLINKAFAVVLLLTLVAVVVLLFLGKNRQASCTYLGYLIGTLLLHTYSFVGSKGLTQIYTDLTTRQIVEIQTLAFYVVNIVLFLIYFGVTIFFHLRKPKQELSETNHSTDI